In the Bos mutus isolate GX-2022 chromosome 10, NWIPB_WYAK_1.1, whole genome shotgun sequence genome, TAAGATTGAGCTTCATGACCTATGGAATATGTCTCTTGGCCTGGGTTGGACAGCTGGACTTTCTGGTTTTGAAGCTCCTCAGAGAGActattaatttcttttgttttagtgATAGTGATCATTATGCTGGTCTGCTGTACAGTCTTAAATGCTTATGTGCAGCCCCTCTCTCATCAGATGATCACCATGATGATCATCTACAAAAATAGAAAGATCAAGAAGATCTTACAATACAGTTGACTATGAAGATAACAGAACTGTTCCTGAGCAATGAAGATCTGGAATTCTTGCTTTTCACAAGTTGACCAACCTCTTGGAAGTGAGAGAATGAACACAAAGAGGGACTGAGAGACCGAAATACATGAACAGACAACAGCCAGACTATATTTAAGATAAACTTCTGATCCACAATCAGCATCAATAAATCCAGGAAACCTACTCTACGTCATAAACCAGTCCAGGAAGCCAAACAATGATATTCCATCCAGGGCAAAGGTAGTGGCATTAACAGCAGCTGCTAGAGTTAGCAAAACAGGTGGTCTATTGGCCTCAAACAGCTGTGACTAGATTACTAAGTTAAAGCTTCCTAATTTTTGTCTCTGCTTCCCCATATTAGgacttactggaaaaaaccaAATATGCATCTCTAACTGTAGGTTGTCCTGCTTCTAGTTAGCCCACTTCCAGCTCCATGCCAGCAGCCTCCAATTAGAGCACATCTGAAAACTTCTTTTTCCACCAATAAAAGTTTCCCACTTCCCTGCTTTTGAGTCTTTGACAAATAAAAGGGATAGTGGCTGATTTCTgactcagttcagtagctcagtcgtgtccgactctttgcgaccccatgaattgcagcactccaggcctccctgtccatcaccaactcccggagttcactcaaactcatgtccatctagtcggtgatgccatccagccatctcatcctctgtcgtccccttctcctcctgcccccaatccctcccagcatcagagttttttccaatgagtcaactcttcgcatgaggtggccaaagtactggagtttcagctttagcatcattccttccaaagaacacccaggaccgatctcctttagaatggactggttggatctccttgcagtccaagggactctcaagatttcTGACTacaataaactaaataaattcaCTCTTCTTGTTCCCATCTGAGTGGTTTTGTTCATTTCCACATGATCTTTAAAACTGCAAAGAAAGGGGTATGTAGAGGGTGAGGGTTTTATTTTACAAGGAAGGTTTGTAAAATCTCAAGGacagccccccacacacacacacacacacacacacacacacactcattaatATTCCAGAGTTCCTTGTCACATGTAGAAAGTAAGGAAGCAGAGAATAATTAGAaggagaaaagatggaaaagtgGAGGCAGGCAAAGAGGTGACCAGTGATTGGAAGGAGAGGGCAgtgaggagaaaagaaggaaggaagaaagacccAAAGATATATCTGAAGTCAGTGCTGTCCCTGACCTCGCCCACCCTGGTTCCCTCTACAATCCAGATGCCCAATTTCCCCCAGAGGGAAATTGGCTAACCTCACCAAGATgacatcttttaattcattttcttccatCCAGTAATTCCACATGCGATTCTAAGCCTGAGATGAAAGACAAGttttttgttggttggtttgGCTTGTTTGCTTTTAACTGCGCTGGATCTGCATTACTGTGTGCAGACTTTCTCtcgttgtggcccatgggcttcttttgttgcagcacaAGGACTTCTCTTTGCGGTGTAcaagcttctctagttgtggaacaCTGcctctagagcatgtgggctcaggagaTGAAAAACTAGCTTTTAGCAATTATGTGGAGAATGTAAAGCACGGGGTGGAGGCTAAGCTGAGATAATGAGCAACACTTCTCCCAGCTCTAGTTCTTCCTGTCTTTTACACAGCTCTATCCTGCTGCAGAATCCTTTTCCCGGAATCTCTGTATTTAGGCTGTGCATgctgttcaatcgctcagtcaacTCTGACTCCTTGAGACTCCACAGACTGTCTAAAGCTGACCTACGAGTGGTGACAGGTCATAAGCAGAACTAGGCAAGAGgctgcagggagggaggcagagtcaGAGATCTCCAGCTGAAGCTTCCTTCGTCTGGGGACACTTCCTTTCCCGTCCCTCCCTTTGGCTTCAGACACTGAACGTGTTTGAACATAAATGTTTAAGAATTGATTCTCAAACAATCAGGTGAGAAGAGGTTTGCTAGGTCTGAGGATATTTAGGGGCTCAGGAGGGGCATGGATGCATCTTTGTCAAAGCTATGCTGTGTCTCCAGGTCTCAGCCTCCCTCCCTGAGCTTCCTCCCCTGCTCATTTCTTCTACATCTCTGTGCAGAAGCTCCCTGCTTCACCTATTCTTTTATCTTCCTCCATAAGAATCCAAAACCATTTAGAAACCATACTGAGCATATACTTTAAGCCTTATTTCCAAACATAGAatacaatttttatattcttattaaagAACCTCATTTGATGAGGGTGGATATAAGTGGACTTTTTTGGAACAGAGAAATGAAGTTCCTGACTTCCTGAAATCTCCCAAGACTGTTGAAAAGCCTGAGAGTGAAGGGGATGGTGTTGGGAAGGATCTCAAGCTGTAGGCGAATGAGAAACAAGAGGATGGTGTCAGAGACCCAGAAGATAGGAACGCGACTGACATACTCAAGCCCTTGGGATTCCAAGCTCGGGATCCTGTCACCAAGCATGACTGAGCTATCCATTTCCCTGGTCTGCATTCTCCTGAGGGGTGATGGGAGGACCAACTTGAGTGTTCAAGGAAGGCTCCCAAGACCACATCAGTAACTAGCTGATCCTAGGCCTGGAtgggaaagtgaaaggaagtgcACATTTGTCCCCTTCACAGAATGCTTGGAAATTAACCCCTGAAATCCCCTTAAATTCAGAGGCAGCCCAGGAAGGTTAGAACTACTTTACCACACCACTGGGCTCCAGGTCCCAAGGAACCTCCTTAGAGAGGCTGTGGCCAggcccacccacacccccacactCTCCTCTCGGGTAGGGCACTTGCCCCTCTCCCAGCTTATACAGTTTTCCTGGCTCTGCTTCAGGAGTGGGGCTCTGGATTCTGGGTCCTCTGAAGCCAACTCCATGGAGACAGAGGTCACCGTGGATGGAGATCATTTGGGAGTTCCCAAGGAGTCAAACAGCCCAAGTGGCCCATCTAGCCTGTCACAAAACTTTGCATTTATTGACATTTACTGAGCAGCTCCTTCCCCAGGGAAACATTGTTCAATCTTCTCCTAATTTCCACCTCCTGCTGACACCCCAACACTTCACCTCTCAAGACAAATCAACTGCAAAAAGGTAAAAAGCTTTCGAGGCTCTGCAGCTCCCTGTtgattgtccccattttaccAGGCTTCCCATGTCTCTTTCTGTCCATCCCACCCTCATACAGCCAGCAGCCCAAACTGGGAAAGAAAAGGGTTctcagaattccctggtggaccaatggttaggactctgtcctTTAACTACCAAGAGTCAAGGTtccattcttggtcagggaactaagatcccataagacACGAGTTGCAGTCAAAAGATAAAAGTGAGGAGGGGTTCCAACACCTGAGCACAGGCTGCCCTTTCCCAGAGGGTGGCTCTGACTCCCATGTGACCTACAGATGCGGTCAACAGTCTGGACACCAGTGCACACAGAGCTGGGCTCCCATCTTTCAACTCCACATCCTAGCCTCCACCTTATCACTATTTCCTCCACCCAAGGACACACACATTCTCCACATGTCCTTTCTCACTCCAGTTCCCAGCCCTGTTTCTTCTTAAAGCAAGGTCAAACATTGCCTAGGATGCCTGAGTAAAGCCTGTGCCATGGGTGGGGAACTGGAATGGACTCCAAAAACAGCTACAGTCTCTCATTGTGAAATAATCCCCTTTTTCTAACCTTGGATTTCCCCTTTCCAGCTCTTCCTGTTGTGCCCTGTGGTGGGAGATATTATTTAGGTGGAGGCTATTATCAAGAGACAAGTCACGTGGATACAGAACACATGCCGGAATCTAAGGTGAAGAGATTCAGCCTTATCAAGCAGGGGATAAGCCTCACATTTACTTAAGTGGGGTCTTTCATGGGGTCACTCAGTTCAGCCTCTTGACCTACTGGCTGACTTGCTTTGAGCCTTGAATTAAACAGTCCTGATGCCTTCTCCCATTGCAATCCGATCCAGCCAGTGTTGTCACCCCCAATACCTCCTCAACATGGGTGTTTCACTTCTCAGGGCTAATCCTTAATCCCTCTTAATCCTTGAGTTGGTTCTGCCGCAAACTCAACTGTTTTATGTTTTACCTCATTCTATCTctcttaaataagcagagtgacaatacacagccttgatgtactcttttcccaatttggagtcagtctgttgttccatgtccagttctaactgttacttcctgacttgcatacagatttctcaggaggcaggtcaggtggtctggtattcccatctctttaagaattttccacaatttgctgtAATCCACAccgtgaaaggctttggcatagtcaataaagaggaagtaaatgtttttctggaactctcttgctttttcaatgatccaatgaacagatgctggcaatttgatctttggttcctctgccttttctaaattcagcttgaatatctggaagttcatggttcacatactgttgaagcctggcttggagaattttaagcattattttgctagcgtgtgagatgagtgcaattttgcagtagtttgagcatttttggctttgcctttctttgggattggaatgaaaactgaccttttccagtcctgtggccactgctgagttttccaaatttgctgacatattgagtgcagcactttcacagcatcatctttcaggatttgaaatagctcaattggaattccatcatttccactagctttgtttgtagtgatgctttctaaggcccacttgacttcacattccaggatgtctggctctaggtgaggaatcacaccattgtgattatctgggttgtgaagatcttttttgcatagttcttctgtgtattcctcccacctcttcttaatatcttctgcttctgttaggtccataccatttctgtcctttattgtgcccatctttgcatgaaatgttcccttggtatctgtatttttcttgaagagatctctggtctttcccattttgttgtttttctctatttctttgcattgatcactgaggaaggctttcttatctctccttgctattctttggaactctgcattcaaatgggtatagctttccttttctcctttgccttcagcttctcttcttttcacagtatttgtaaggcctcctcagacagctgttttgccttttcgcatttctttttcttggggatggtcttgatccctgcctcctgtacaatgtcatgaacctctgtccatagttcttcaggcactctgtctatcagatctaggcccttaaatctatttctcacttccactgtataatcataagggatctgatttaggtcatacctgaatggtctagtggttttctctactttcttcaatttcagtctgaatttggcaataaggagttcatcatctgagccacagtcagctcctggtcttgtttttgctgactgtatagagcttctccatctttggctgccaagaatacaatcaatctgatttcagtgtcaaccatctggtgatgtccatgtgtggagtcttctcttctgttgttggaagaaggtgcttgctctgatcagtgtgttctcttggcagaactctattagcctttgccctgcttcattctgtactccaaggccaaatttgcctattactccaagtattccttgacttcctacccttgcatcccagtcccctataatgaaaaagacatcttttttgggtgttagttctagaaggtcttgtatgtcttcatataaccattcaacttcagcttcttcagcattactggtcagggcatagacatggattactctgatattgaatggtttggcttgaaaaagaacagagatcattctgtcattttggagactgcatccaagtactgcatttaacttatatgcttatttaaattatatgcagagtacatcatgagaaacactggctggATAAGCACGAGCTgaaatcgagattgccaggagaaatatcaataacctcagatatgcagatgacaccaccctatggcagaaagtgaagaactaaagagcctcttgatgaaagtagaagaggagaatgaaaaagttggcttcaaactcaacattcagagaactaagatcatggcatcctatcccatcacttcatggcaaatagatgggtaagcaatggaaacagtgacagactttattttggggggctccaaaatcactgtaaatggtgactacagccatgaaattaaaagatgcttattccttggaagaacagttatgagcaacctagacagcatattaaaaagcagagacattactttgccaacaaaggtcagtctagtcaaagctatggtttttccagtggtcatgtatggatgtgagagttggactgtgaagaaagccaagcactgaagaactgatgcttttgaactgtggtgttgagaagactcttgagagtcccttagactgcaaggagatccaaccagtccatcctaaaggagatcagtcctgaatattcattggaaggactgatgctgaagctgaaactccaacactttggccacctgatgcaaagaactgactcatttgaagaaaccctgatgctgggaaagattaaaggcagaaggagaaagggatgacagaggatgagatggttggatggcatcaccaactcaatggatatgagtttgagtaaactctgggagttggtgatggacagggaggcctggcatgctgcagtccatggggttgcaaagagtcggagacaactgagcaactgaactgaactgatatacctcCTGATCCAGGCCCGCAAATAGAAGCACCACAGGTCAGGCCAGCTCTTAAGAAGTTCGTAGTAAGAAGAGGCCCTCAGAGATCTGAGTCCCAGCAGAGGGGAGGTGTGTGTGATTGGGCAGGCACCACAGCACAAGGACTTGTTGAGGAGGTGAGGCCTGCagtgggtggggagagaagaCAGGGAAGGGATGGGTTCTACTCAGATAAGTATACCCTCAGGTGAATGACAAGGTGGACAAAGGGACTCAATGTGGAGGGGTGAAGACACacacaggagagaggagagagatgcTGGGGGCTGGGAGCACAAAATGGGGCtctggaggagatggggatggagTCATGGAGTGGATAAGACAGAGAAACAAATAGGGACACAGGGACTcagggacacagagagaaggacacagagagagaagagatggagCAAGGAGTGGGAGGCATAAGGGACAGAATGAATGAAGGAGAGGAACAGAGCGCTAGGTCTATGGGGTGGAGTCATAGCAGCTGTGGGCACacggagaagagagaaagagaaagacacaggcagagggaggaaggagacagagggggAGGGAAACGGTCATCAGCTGGAAGGAACAGGTTCAGGAGGGCTAATTTTCACCTCCTGCTCTCCATCCCCAGAGACCCCAGTCCTCCCTTCTAACTGTGCCCCCTAAGAGAGATGGCGCCAGCCAGAGCAGGATtctgccctctgctgctgctcctgctgctggagCTGTGGGTGGCCGAGGACGCAGTCAGTGCCAGGCCTGGGAACATGACCCCAGCTCAGTGGTTTGAAACTCAGCACGTGCAGCCCAGTCCTCAAGGCTGCAGTGCCACGATGCACAAAATCAACAAGTTCTCCAAACGCTGCAAAGACCTCAAAACCTTCCTGCATGAGTCCTTCTCCAGTGTGACCACCAGTTGTCAGATGCCCAACATAGCCTGCAAGAATGGCCGTAATAACTGCCACCAGAGCCAGATGCCTGTATCCCTGATTGAGTGTAAGCTCACCTCAGAGAAATACCCAGACTGCAAGTACAATGAGGAGGAAAGGAATGCTTCTTATATTGTGGCCTGTGAGCCTCCTGAGAAAAAGTACTCTAAGAAATTCAAGCTGGTTCCTGTCCATCTGGACAAGGGCCTTAATATTTCTATCTTTCCTTGGCCTTGGGTCCTGCCGTAACTCCCTCTCCAGGCCTCTGGACCACTCCTCCTCTGCTCAGCTTGTTCTCTTGTGATATCTCTTGGGGCCCTTTCTAGCTCAGGTTTTTCTGAGAGGATGGGGGTCTGGGGAGTTCAGGTGATACCTTAATAGTCTAAGCTCCAGAAAGATGGTGATCTCtcaaatttttgtttctgttttactggAATCTCACCCTCAAAAaacttcagttctgttcagtcgctcaaggTCAGAAGGgacagcggtgaggagatacccctcgtccaaggtaaggagcagcggctgcgctttgctggagcagctgtgaagagataccccacgcccaaggtaagagaaacccaagtaagacggtaggtgttgcaagagggcatcagagggcagacacactgaaaccatactcacagaaaactactcaatctaatcacactaggaccacagccttgtctaactcaatgaaactaagccatgcccgtggggccacccaaaatgggtgggtcatggtggagaggtctgatagaatgtggtccactggagaagggaatggcaaaccacttcagtattcttgccttgggaaccccatgaacagtatgaaaaggcaaaatgataggatacttaaagaggaactccccaggtcagtaggtgcccaatatgctactggagatcagtggagaaataactccagaaagcatgaagcgatggagccaaagcaaaaataatacccagctgtggatgtgactggtgatagaagcaagatccaatgctgtaaagagcaatattgcataggaacctggaatgtcaggtccatgaatcaaggcaaattggaagtggtcggacaagagatggcaagagtgaatgtcaacattctaggaatcagcgaactcaaatggactggaatggatgaatttaactcagatgaccattatatctactactggggcaggaatccctcagaagaaatggagtggccatcatggtcaacaaaagagtccgaaatgcagtacttggatgcaatctcaaaaacgacagaatgatctctgttcgtttccaaggcaaaccattcaatatcacagtaatccaagtctatgccccaaccagtaacgctgaagaagctgaagttgaacggttctatgaagacctacaagaccttttagaactaacaccccaaaaagatgtccttttcactataggggactggaatgcaaaagtaggaagtcaagaaacatctggagtaacagacaaatttggccttggaatacggaatgaagcagggcaaaggctaatagagttttgccaagaaaatgtactggtcatagcaaacaccctcttccaacaacacaagagaagactctacacatggacatcaccagatggtcaacaccgaaatcagactgattatattctttgcagccaaa is a window encoding:
- the LOC102272595 gene encoding ribonuclease 7, whose translation is MAPARAGFCPLLLLLLLELWVAEDAVSARPGNMTPAQWFETQHVQPSPQGCSATMHKINKFSKRCKDLKTFLHESFSSVTTSCQMPNIACKNGRNNCHQSQMPVSLIECKLTSEKYPDCKYNEEERNASYIVACEPPEKKYSKKFKLVPVHLDKGLNISIFPWPWVLP